Sequence from the Nerophis lumbriciformis linkage group LG02, RoL_Nlum_v2.1, whole genome shotgun sequence genome:
CATTTTCTGACGTAATATTTCCTCAGTATCTTTGAAGACTTTCACGGTAAGATGGCAGAGCCTACATCTAAATATTAAAAAGGATGAGCACAAACATAATGGTGAATAGCACAATTATAACTGTTGTCATGGGATTTATTGGTTTCatttatttcaaatgtgtttgtTTGGATGTCTTCCcccatcattaaaaaaaaacaatacaatcaaCAAACAGAAGCTAAGCTGACTAAGTAAGCACTCTCTTAGTCGGAGGTGTTGTTCATTTCTCCCTCCCACTTCTCCAGATAATCCTGCAGGTTCAAATTGAACAGGTCGATCCCCTTGTGGGACAAATGGATGCCATCGGGCCGGTACAAGCCCGTGTGTGAGCCACAGCGGATGTTGTCATGGGCCAAAGAAACGCCGCCTAACTCCGAGACTATGTTTTGGATTCTGCGGTTGACCGTGCTTCGGACCAGATCCACCTCATGGGCGTCAGCCGAGTGGCGCCACACCCTGCGGGGAAGGATATTGGACCAAACGAGGAGGGTGTGAGGGAAGATGGTCCTCATGGAGGTCAAGTCCTTTTTAACAGAGGCCAACAGGTTGGTAGGACTGTCGGTGCACATGTCGTTGCCCCCCAGGTGCATAACAAGGACGTGGGGGTCGGGCCAGGTGACTTTGAGCTGGTGCAGCAGAGGGAGCAGCTGCGGCCACGTCATGCCTTGGACCCCCTTCCACCAGATAGCTACCTTGCTGGGGTCCATGCCCAGCTGCATACCTACCTCTGGAGACGTGGCCCGTATCTCTGCCCAGTACACCAGCGAATGACCACAAATCCAAACATTCTTGGGTTCACTGCTGACTGCCGTGGCTGTAAATGGGAACACGGTGGATTAATCAGTCAAGGACTCTCAAGATACTCATACAAAGACTTCACAGAAGTAAACACTTTTACAACTACTGACACGCTGTCGGACCATCCTAGCTATTTAGTCCCGGACAACTGATGTAAACTGACTTTGTATTAAAGAAGAACACTCAGGAGGTTCCGTCTAGTTGTAATCGATTTAATGCCCTGAGAATTAAATGAGAAAATTCACAGGTAACATTTAGGAAATGTTCAACAAATCATccagataataataaataaacacctACCTTGACTGGTTTGACTTTCACCATAAAGAGCAATGAAAACAGTGTGTGGTGCTTATACAAGCACACTCAAAAGATCAGGTCATTTTTATTTCAAAGTTCCGATCATTAGCTTAGCTTCATGGAAAATCCCCACATTTATGAGGCTAGACAATTAAAGACGAACTAAAAcacaaataatgaataaagttGTTCTGCCACATCACACAAGAGAACCAACAGATCACATAAGTAATTCTAGCTAGATTTGTGTAGTAACATTTGTCTTCTTCTAAGCCGTTAAATGACACAACAACTGCTCTACAGTCAAGTACTGTGTTACGGTGGTGGTGACGGTGCAACTATCACACGACTGTGCAGTTAGCATTATGCTACATCAGTGCTCAAATGAATGTTATTTATTGGCAGGCCGTTTTGTTTAGCTGCTAGCTTGACAATTGTGGAACTTCCGAGGAGACATTTTCACACGTCCAGCTACTACTGTAAGCTTGGACTCTACATCTGGATTCTTTAAGAAACCATTTAACTAAGCAATAAACTTGGTAATCCCATATCAAATAGCATACATTTTGCAACAGCCTAATCATTCCACCACCTTTCTGTTGAAACTTCTGGCTCAGGTTAGGTTAGCTTAGCATGAGACTGGAGCAAAATGGTCTACAGATGTGTGGTTTTGCTGGATTGAGTATAGGAAAGTGGGATAGCCTCTGCACTCATAATAACAGAATAGATCAGAAAGGATCATTTTAGTCAGTACACAGTAGTCACTGACTCTGGCTGCTTGGAGTGTGGCCAACTTTACCTGAAGAACAATATGTCGACTTTACTTACCCCAACTCCTTCAAGACTTACCACCGACGAAATGCAACACCCTTTGACAAAGCTGACTTGCTAccattaaacaagttaaaaaaacttttttaaaaaaacttgCGTGACTTTGAACATGTGCTGTCCAAAGTAAGTTCTTGGTATGGAGAGGTTTTGGAATAAAAAGCTTTCGTGAACATGGCTAACGCATTTGAACAGTGCATGGGTCTAGCATCAATCTTACGATGATGAGTTCTTCACATAGATTTAAGCATTTCTAAATGTATCGCAGACTCGCAACGCCGTTGTAGACAGAAACTTGCATTCTAGGCCTAACAAAGTAGAGTTACAGAAGCTACATCTGCTGAAGAGATTACATGGTAAGTCTAGAACAAgaaacatagctagctagctaagaTGCTTGGTATGTACTTTCAAAACAGTCCACAAGCCGCTGTAAGTAAACTTTAGCTGAGTAAAATCATTTGCACACTTTAGCATAAATAACTACCGAGCGCGCATCCTAAGCTTCTTCATGCCATGTTCTTAAAAGCTGTTTTGTAGCAAACTTTTAGCGCTACATCGGTGAACGCGGTAAATGCACAGCCAGCCCTAAGAGTCCTTTCGTACTCTGAATAAACAGGAGTACTTTGCATTTAGATGACTAATTGTAGCACAAATGTACTTGGGTCTCAGACTGTTGCAGGTTTCACCTCAGCTCATAAAAGTGAAGATTCGGCAAACAGGAAGGTCCAAAATGTCCCGCAGATGAGGAAAAGTACCTTTTTACTCACCTGGAAGGTActgaatgtaaatgtaaaaagttcaagttaaagtaccaatgattgtcacacacacactaggtgtggtgaaatttgtcctctgcatttgacccatccccttgttcacaccctgggaggtgaggggagcagtgggcagcagcggtgccgcacccgggaatcatttttggtgatttaacccccaattccaacccttgatgctgagtgccaagcagggaggtaatgggtcccatttttatagtctttggtatgactcggccgggttttgaactcacaaccttccgatctcagggcggacactctaaccactaagccactgagtgaAAAGCTGTAGTAGTTGGAGCTATGAGACACATGATGCTAGCTAGGCAACTCCCTGAGCTATGAAATTACTACTTGATGTTGAAATAACCTTAAATAAAACTGGACTTTAAAAGAAGCAAAAAAGGTATGTGTGTATATCCTTAGCAACAACTTTTGCTAAAATACTAGGTAGtacatgaataaaacatatttgtcTCTACTTTTTAGGCTGGATAGAAATACTAtgtgaagaggaaaaaaaacagttACTTGCAGTTTACTTCTTTCCTTGACGACTGGGAAGAACCACTACTTCTTGCTAATGTGCACTGCTAGCAATGAAGACCTAAGACTACTTTGGAAGTTTCCAAATCGCCGACCGCAAACCTGTGTAATTTCTGTGCTACTGGGCGATCCGAAGCTTGGTCTGGCGGCAAACATAACAAAACCACCACAATGTGTTCCTGGTCAGACGTGCGAGAAGCATCTTTATGCTTTTTTTCCACTGGCTGGAAACAAATGCAATAGTGTGGACTTATATCTGCAAACATTACATAAAGAACTAAGAAAAGCATTCTGCTTCTTTGGTGCTTCAATAAGGCTTGGTGAAAGCAAATACAAGCTACTGTAGGTTTTGAAAAAAGCTTTGATACATCAATAGCTATGATACCTGGAGAGAACATCATCTTCTTGCCTTGCTTGCGGGCTAGCTTTTCTTGGTACTGCAGTTCTCGCTTTTCTTTGTACTGCTGGTCTCGCTTTTCCAAAATCTTCTGGTTGTACAAGTCCAACTGTAACACAAACACATGAGTACACAACAGTGACTACAAGTCCTCCAAAGAAATGCTACTGACTCTACCTTTTCCTTCTGCTTGGACTTGATGTCAACGACAGGGCAATATGAATTTGTGGCTGACTCTGACGTTAAACTGAACTGGACAGATTTGAGCGATTTAGCTCCCGGCTTCACAGACTGAGACTTGACAGACTCGATGACCTTTAGGCATCTGGCCACCGTCGAAGAGATTGTGGACTGGTCCTCGTTCACAGTTGAGGACAATGGCTGTTTTGCTTGAGCAGGGAAGTCGAGCGACAGAGCTGAGGCTGGCTTGCCAATGAAAGGAGGCTGTCCAGGAGATCGCCGGGGAGGGGGTCCAGGAGGTGGTCCAGGAGGAAGTCGACCAGCAGCAGGAGAACATTTAGGGGTAGCTTTGAGAGATGAAGCAATGTCGAGGGGTGGCCAGTTTATTGGAAGGGATGGATGTTGGCAGTGTGCGGGAGGAGGGCCTGGGGGAGGTTTAGGTGAAGGTGTGCTTTCCATCTCTTTTGTAAGACTTTGCAGCTCTCTAGCGTTTTTTAGCGCCTCAAGCTCTTGTTGATTAAGGAATTCTTCGTACTCGGAGACTGCGGGCCTCCTGCTTGGCGGTTCTAAAGGGGATGGACTGACAGAGGAGGTCGGATGGATGAGGTTCGCCTCAGCTGAAGATGTTGTACTTCGATCTTCCTGGGGTGTGGAAGACACTTCTCTGTCTGTGGACGAGGACCTTGAGCGGTACGTTGTTTCCTGGGTGCAGCTGGCCAACTTGGTCATGTCATTCTTAGTCAGGTTTAGGCCGAATGTGCGCAGCAAAGTCTGGATCTTGCTATAGGACTCCGTCTTGTTCTGGTTTGGCTCCGCTGAAAGTTGTTTGGGGCTTGGTAAGTTATTTTCCTCCTCTAAGGCCACAACGCTGGAGCTAGGGGGCTCTTGAACCAGCCCCACAATGCGAGAAAAGCCCTTGCCATCTTCAAGTGGCTGCTCATGTGGCAGAAGTTCGTCTTTTACGGCAACGGCTTCTGTCATCTTTTCAGTGGTCACGTTTTTTTTAAGCATGTCCAGAAAGCGATGTAGTGGAGGCTTCTCGACTGGAGGCGGTGTTGGACTTTTCCGCTTTGGGGATGGGCTATTACACAACGCTTCTGTGGGAGAATAAACTTGACGAGTCTGTGTTGAAGGTTTGGGAGACAGACTTTTTTTGACTGTGTCGTGGTATGGACCTTCACGAAGCTGGTGCCCATACATCGGGTCGTAGTATTGATCACCGTACGTTTCCTCATAAACGTCATAGCGATCAGTGTAAGGGCGGCCGCTGGTTGAAGGGCCTTCGTGTGAAGGTTTACCATATAGCCGGCTTTCATATGGCCGATCAGTGTAAGAAGGGTCACCATATGGACCTCGAGCATAGGGGGCACTGTAACTACCCGAATCGTGGTATGGTCTTCCATAATAAGGGTCTTCATAGGGTGGAGGAAGGCGGCGGGAGTACTCAAGGTCATCTGGTCGTTTCTTTAGAATAGAGTGAACAGGTTTGAACTCAGGGGTggtgaccctgccatggtcataGTCGAAGCACGTCCTCTGTCCAGGGTCCAGTCCTCTGGGATCGACCAGTGACTTCTTGTAGGCAATCATCTCATTTAGCTCCTCCAGTTCCCGCTTCTTTCTAGCCAGCTCATCATCCACTCGACCTCTCGGAGGCAGGCTTGGCTCCATCCTCCTCTTGTGTCCTTCACGCTCTCGACTGATTTTGCTCCTCTTCCTGCCCGATCGGTCTCGGCTCGTGCTTCGGCTCCTGCTGCGGCTCCACGAACGTCGGCGAGACCTTTCTCGACTTATACTTCGTCGATACCTGCTGCTTTTGCGGTCTCGTTCGGGACTGATGCTGCGTCTACGTTTATTTCCGTGTCTATATTTGTCACTGGGTGGACTTCGACTCCGGCTTCTACTTCGACTCCTGCTGCGGCTATAGTCCCGTATGTTGAAACTAGACTTTTTATCCTGGGCTCTCAGATTTTTCATCGTAATTTTGAGCTTTTCTGCCTTTTGTTTGTCTTtcctttgtttgaaaaaaaataagcaTCCATTAATAGCAGTCATGTAATCAAGTGGTCTACTACTATATTACTAAGCAAAGAATCCAACAAAGTACTTACTCTAAATGTAAAGGTCTTGCCAAATTGATGGTCATCTGGGGAGACAACAACATTGTGTCACCATCACTATTAAGATCCCATCAGTCGGTGTCGACCATTTACACTTTAATTATATCCATTGTGGCAGATTTACAGCCGGAAGAACGTATTGATCAGGAATATTTAGAATAGCTCATGTCTGACTGCTGAAGAGTAACGACCCATTAGCAAGTGCATTAGGCTTTCAGATACAGTTAGCTTTTTGGATGTCTTTAACTGCTTCAAAAACCTATGCCAGTTACGACAAGGGACTAGGTTCTGTAGGTTAGCTGACTTGACTGATTCGCATTCGCAAAACCTGTATTGACATGTGCGACAGTCACAACTGGATTGACGTCGTAATCATTACAAGCAGAGTCCAGGTGCACTCACCTTCTTTTTACTGGCGGCGGCAGCACATAGTTTTCGTGCGGGTAAAAAAACATTCTCAGTGAAACGTTTGATCCTGATGGCCTGGTTACTACCCTCCATGAATTCATGCTGGAAGACATGGAAACAGATGACTAGGGATGGGCACATTTCACAATTGAACCGATACCGTACCAATTcttggtacctgggaattgataccggtactcaaccgtaccaattttcggtacttctgtgtgtcaataataataataataataattttattgcaacatttaaaaatgaactgATTATGATAACatgcctattttttgtattttgtttcatAACACTTCTGAATCAATTTCTTTGTTAGCATTGAAAATGAAACCGTGACAAAAATGATCACTGTAATTGCaacattgttgaatgtgctcaaaaagtactctaGCACACACTCAAACCATTggatacaaaaaaaaagtgaaatagacATAAtgttagaaaagccactattttgcatCATTTGTGATTCTTATGCTTCTCCAATAGTATTTTGATAACTAAACTTTTATTCTTTTAAATACTGGTTTGTACTTtagcactttaagatgtatttaaataaaaagtgcattgcaaatcaaatcaaatatattattatttatttattttattttactttttggtTGTCCCACGCTTTTCAGCAATCTTTGAAAGCACCGTAAAACCACAGCTTGCaggttcaatgtacacaattgaaGATCCTAGTTGTTCAAACAGTAAAGTGTTTatgcaagtttagattggggtatgttgatTCTTAATAGGGAaatacgttaatgtctcttgctttaatgttagcatttaagctagccagCCCGtgcagtgcagttatcaatcacggttttgcgATCATTTTAAGTTAAAACGGTAatacattgtgagttttactgcggTTATCAATAATATCTCTTATCCCGTTTATCGCTACATTTCTAGGTAGAGCCTGCTGAGTCCAGAATGAGGCGTGACACCAAGCGCAACCCAGGTACCGACGGGATTCGGTCAATGCCAAAAAAACTACCGgacttggtacccatccctacagaCGACATGGTCTGATTCACAATCCTCTCCAAACTTCTAGCTCCTATTTCTAACTCAAGGATCAGCGTCGTTAAGACCAGATCCACGTCAGATTCCTGTGTGAAATGTGGACAATTCCAACACTTTGCTGGTCAAACCGGCCATGGGGGCGGAGCTAGGTAGTTATTTTGAATGCACCCCCAAGGCGACGGAAACCAGCAGAAGACGAGAAGGATGATGAGGACTTACCGGGACAATGCTGAAGTCGACCTTCTCGTTCAGCTCCAGTTTCTTTTTCTCGATCACCTCAAACATGTAGAAGAAGAGCTGAGGGTCCTCCGAGCACTTAATGAGTCCTGAGTGCTCAGAGAACTCAATCACAATAccctgaaaacacacacacaaccacacacacacacacacacacacacacacacacacacacacacggtcagcACCACCAAAcataaggggaaaaaaaagggtGTCAGCGGTCTTACATGTCTCCGTTCTTTTGTGGACTCTTCAAAGGAGCTGGGAAGAATTTCCACAAATGTGGCCCGTTCTGCTTTTTTCTCCTGATTGGTGGCCAGGTTGAAGCGCACCTGAACATGAACCCAGCGGCACCATTAGCACAATAACCCgtaagataaatgataaatgggttatacttgtatagcgcttttctaccttcaaggtactcaaagcgctttgacactatttccacatttacccattcacacacacattcacacactgatggcgggagctgccatgcaaggcgctaaccagcagccatcaggagcaaggggtgaagtgtcttgcccaaggacacaacggacgtgactaggatggtagaaggtggggattgaaccccagtaaccagcaaccctccgattgctggcacggccactctaccaacttcgccacgccgtccccagaacGTATGTTTGGTGGCCTTGAGCAGCGCCCACCCACCTTGTCTCCTACAAGCATGGTGGCTCTGGTCAGCATGTCGATCAGGCCAAAGGTCAGCATCTTCTGCTGGCCTTCCACGGTCATCACCAGTCGCCCCAGCCCCTCAGGGGGA
This genomic interval carries:
- the LOC133610597 gene encoding uncharacterized protein isoform X2; its protein translation is MFRGRKLIRPPGIDGPPCDMGPHPAWGPPPWGGWGPPPPDGWGPPPPDGWGPPPPDGWGPPPPDGWGPPPPDGWGPHPPDGWGPPPPGGWGPPPPDGWGPPPPDGWGPPPPNGWGPQPPGGWGPPPPGGWGPPPHGWGPESWEPSPFPPPPATVPPPPAGIPPPSSLPIPPFGFPSGWTGEVTPENADWKALIPTQPPGTTPAETQKTATENSALAKAEDSAPKAEEEPAKATKLPFNLLGKREVDKPPAGRSTGIIIFIGPSFGHIKREDQKKFSFSFKGFFGDPKAMKAGVRVHFTACKGKKHHIATDVKVAPGGTERVDPEIYEGVVSLPILEPQPGERQFPGQVLIHIDRLKTNLTFDRKDSAVTLLKDDRVLINLLTDIATEKRRATNIRPTIPSTFEFTKETREKGIIASVEDCEGVIRSDTHGELPFDIMENFSDIDFTSEDVNEEVEFTLHKRRAGNQAIRISRVKENLLLTLCSPSSKDTDLDAGKNSANQSTHDARKLLPDMCLDPELYEGVVSQPIIEPKADMDGYPGQIHANIGTIRTNVTFDHRDCGVTLLKNDQVLLSLLVDMKTYKKRAANIKPKIPFTFAHTNEKRQLGVINSLGDSEGVLTCEEHGELPFDRSENFSDTEFSQDDVSKEVEFTVVLVKEKKRAVRMRRTKMVEDQIVTEKRRKEEEEQQKEKKRKEAVAAALTAAKEKWTPLGFNTSLPYSSDKISKERFDGTVLKVPTKPIKKEPKDEEPGGGAESAQINANMDVNIKKEEEDQEVKTERPEEEKSNEEVGGGAESQSAESQSSPPEGLGRLVMTVEGQQKMLTFGLIDMLTRATMLVGDKVRFNLATNQEKKAERATFVEILPSSFEESTKERRHGIVIEFSEHSGLIKCSEDPQLFFYMFEVIEKKKLELNEKVDFSIVPHEFMEGSNQAIRIKRFTENVFLPARKLCAAAASKKKMTINLARPLHLEKDKQKAEKLKITMKNLRAQDKKSSFNIRDYSRSRSRSRSRSRSPPSDKYRHGNKRRRSISPERDRKSSRYRRSISRERSRRRSWSRSRSRSTSRDRSGRKRSKISREREGHKRRMEPSLPPRGRVDDELARKKRELEELNEMIAYKKSLVDPRGLDPGQRTCFDYDHGRVTTPEFKPVHSILKKRPDDLEYSRRLPPPYEDPYYGRPYHDSGSYSAPYARGPYGDPSYTDRPYESRLYGKPSHEGPSTSGRPYTDRYDVYEETYGDQYYDPMYGHQLREGPYHDTVKKSLSPKPSTQTRQVYSPTEALCNSPSPKRKSPTPPPVEKPPLHRFLDMLKKNVTTEKMTEAVAVKDELLPHEQPLEDGKGFSRIVGLVQEPPSSSVVALEEENNLPSPKQLSAEPNQNKTESYSKIQTLLRTFGLNLTKNDMTKLASCTQETTYRSRSSSTDREVSSTPQEDRSTTSSAEANLIHPTSSVSPSPLEPPSRRPAVSEYEEFLNQQELEALKNARELQSLTKEMESTPSPKPPPGPPPAHCQHPSLPINWPPLDIASSLKATPKCSPAAGRLPPGPPPGPPPRRSPGQPPFIGKPASALSLDFPAQAKQPLSSTVNEDQSTISSTVARCLKVIESVKSQSVKPGAKSLKSVQFSLTSESATNSYCPVVDIKSKQKEKLDLYNQKILEKRDQQYKEKRELQYQEKLARKQGKKMMFSPATAVSSEPKNVWICGHSLVYWAEIRATSPEVGMQLGMDPSKVAIWWKGVQGMTWPQLLPLLHQLKVTWPDPHVLVMHLGGNDMCTDSPTNLLASVKKDLTSMRTIFPHTLLVWSNILPRRVWRHSADAHEVDLVRSTVNRRIQNIVSELGGVSLAHDNIRCGSHTGLYRPDGIHLSHKGIDLFNLNLQDYLEKWEGEMNNTSD
- the LOC133610597 gene encoding uncharacterized protein isoform X4, translating into MFRGRKLIRPPGIDGPPCDMGPHPAWGPPPWGGWGPPPPDGWGPPPPDGWGPPPPDGWGPPPPDGWGPPPPDGWGPHPPDGWGPPPPGGWGPPPPDGWGPPPPDGWGPPPPNGWGPQPPGGWGPPPPGGWGPPPHGWGPESWEPSPFPPPPATVPPPPAGIPPPSSLPIPPFGFPSGWTGEVTPENADWQKALIPTQPPGTTPAETQKTATENSALAKAEDSAPKAEEEPAKATKLPFNLLGKREVDKPPAGRSTGIIIFIGPSFGHIKREDQKKFSFSFKGFFGDPKAMKAGVRVHFTACKGKKHHIATDVKVAPGGTERVDPEIYEGVVSLPILEPQPGERQFPGQVLIHIDRLKTNLTFDRKDSAVTLLKDDRVLINLLTDIATEKRRATNIRPTIPSTFEFTKETREKGIIASVEDCEGVIRSDTHGELPFDIMENFSDIDFTSEDVNEEVEFTLHKRRAGNQAIRISRVKENLLLTLCSPSSKDTDLDAGKNSANQSTHDARKLLPDMCLDPELYEGVVSQPIIEPKADMDGYPGQIHANIGTIRTNVTFDHRDCGVTLLKNDQVLLSLLVDMKTYKKRAANIKPKIPFTFAHTNEKRQLGVINSLGDSEGVLTCEEHGELPFDRSENFSDTEFSQDDVSKEVEFTVVLVKEKKRAVRMRRTKMVEDQIVTEKRRKEEEEQQKEKKRKEAVAAALTAAKEKWTPLGFNTSLPYSSDKISKERFDGTVLKVPTKPIKKEPKDEEPGGGAESAQINANMDVNIKKEEEDQEVKTERPEEEKSNEEVGGGAESQSAESQSSPPEGLGRLVMTVEGQQKMLTFGLIDMLTRATMLVGDKVRFNLATNQEKKAERATFVEILPSSFEESTKERRHGIVIEFSEHSGLIKCSEDPQLFFYMFEVIEKKKLELNEKVDFSIVPHEFMEGSNQAIRIKRFTENVFLPARKLCAAAASKKKMTINLARPLHLEKDKQKAEKLKITMKNLRAQDKKSSFNIRDYSRSRSRSRSRSRSPPSDKYRHGNKRRRSISPERDRKSSRYRRSISRERSRRRSWSRSRSRSTSRDRSGRKRSKISREREGHKRRMEPSLPPRGRVDDELARKKRELEELNEMIAYKKSLVDPRGLDPGQRTCFDYDHGRVTTPEFKPVHSILKKRPDDLEYSRRLPPPYEDPYYGRPYHDSGSYSAPYARGPYGDPSYTDRPYESRLYGKPSHEGPSTSGRPYTDRYDVYEETYGDQYYDPMYGHQLREGPYHDTVKKSLSPKPSTQTRQVYSPTEALCNSPSPKRKSPTPPPVEKPPLHRFLDMLKKNVTTEKMTEAVAVKDELLPHEQPLEDGKGFSRIVGLVQEPPSSSVVALEEENNLPSPKQLSAEPNQNKTESYSKIQTLLRTFGLNLTKNDMTKLASCTQETTYRSRSSSTDREVSSTPQEDRSTTSSAEANLIHPTSSVSPSPLEPPSRRPAVSEYEEFLNQQELEALKNARELQSLTKEMESTPSPKPPPGPPPAHCQHPSLPINWPPLDIASSLKATPKCSPAAGRLPPGPPPGPPPRRSPGQPPFIGKPASALSLDFPAQAKQPLSSTVNEDQSTISSTVARCLKVIESVKSQSVKPGAKSLKSVQFSLTSESATNSYCPVVDIKSKQKEKLDLYNQKILEKRDQQYKEKRELQYQEKLARKQATAVSSEPKNVWICGHSLVYWAEIRATSPEVGMQLGMDPSKVAIWWKGVQGMTWPQLLPLLHQLKVTWPDPHVLVMHLGGNDMCTDSPTNLLASVKKDLTSMRTIFPHTLLVWSNILPRRVWRHSADAHEVDLVRSTVNRRIQNIVSELGGVSLAHDNIRCGSHTGLYRPDGIHLSHKGIDLFNLNLQDYLEKWEGEMNNTSD
- the LOC133610597 gene encoding uncharacterized protein isoform X3 yields the protein MFRGRKLIRPPGIDGPPCDMGPHPAWGPPPWGGWGPPPPDGWGPPPPDGWGPPPPDGWGPPPPDGWGPPPPDGWGPHPPDGWGPPPPGGWGPPPPDGWGPPPPDGWGPPPPNGWGPQPPGGWGPPPPGGWGPPPHGWGPESWEPSPFPPPPATVPPPPAGIPPPSSLPIPPFGFPSGWTGEVTPENADWPPGTTPAETQKTATENSALAKAEDSAPKAEEEPAKATKLPFNLLGKREVDKPPAGRSTGIIIFIGPSFGHIKREDQKKFSFSFKGFFGDPKAMKAGVRVHFTACKGKKHHIATDVKVAPGGTERVDPEIYEGVVSLPILEPQPGERQFPGQVLIHIDRLKTNLTFDRKDSAVTLLKDDRVLINLLTDIATEKRRATNIRPTIPSTFEFTKETREKGIIASVEDCEGVIRSDTHGELPFDIMENFSDIDFTSEDVNEEVEFTLHKRRAGNQAIRISRVKENLLLTLCSPSSKDTDLDAGKNSANQSTHDARKLLPDMCLDPELYEGVVSQPIIEPKADMDGYPGQIHANIGTIRTNVTFDHRDCGVTLLKNDQVLLSLLVDMKTYKKRAANIKPKIPFTFAHTNEKRQLGVINSLGDSEGVLTCEEHGELPFDRSENFSDTEFSQDDVSKEVEFTVVLVKEKKRAVRMRRTKMVEDQIVTEKRRKEEEEQQKEKKRKEAVAAALTAAKEKWTPLGFNTSLPYSSDKISKERFDGTVLKVPTKPIKKEPKDEEPGGGAESAQINANMDVNIKKEEEDQEVKTERPEEEKSNEEVGGGAESQSAESQSSPPEGLGRLVMTVEGQQKMLTFGLIDMLTRATMLVGDKVRFNLATNQEKKAERATFVEILPSSFEESTKERRHGIVIEFSEHSGLIKCSEDPQLFFYMFEVIEKKKLELNEKVDFSIVPHEFMEGSNQAIRIKRFTENVFLPARKLCAAAASKKKMTINLARPLHLEKDKQKAEKLKITMKNLRAQDKKSSFNIRDYSRSRSRSRSRSRSPPSDKYRHGNKRRRSISPERDRKSSRYRRSISRERSRRRSWSRSRSRSTSRDRSGRKRSKISREREGHKRRMEPSLPPRGRVDDELARKKRELEELNEMIAYKKSLVDPRGLDPGQRTCFDYDHGRVTTPEFKPVHSILKKRPDDLEYSRRLPPPYEDPYYGRPYHDSGSYSAPYARGPYGDPSYTDRPYESRLYGKPSHEGPSTSGRPYTDRYDVYEETYGDQYYDPMYGHQLREGPYHDTVKKSLSPKPSTQTRQVYSPTEALCNSPSPKRKSPTPPPVEKPPLHRFLDMLKKNVTTEKMTEAVAVKDELLPHEQPLEDGKGFSRIVGLVQEPPSSSVVALEEENNLPSPKQLSAEPNQNKTESYSKIQTLLRTFGLNLTKNDMTKLASCTQETTYRSRSSSTDREVSSTPQEDRSTTSSAEANLIHPTSSVSPSPLEPPSRRPAVSEYEEFLNQQELEALKNARELQSLTKEMESTPSPKPPPGPPPAHCQHPSLPINWPPLDIASSLKATPKCSPAAGRLPPGPPPGPPPRRSPGQPPFIGKPASALSLDFPAQAKQPLSSTVNEDQSTISSTVARCLKVIESVKSQSVKPGAKSLKSVQFSLTSESATNSYCPVVDIKSKQKEKLDLYNQKILEKRDQQYKEKRELQYQEKLARKQGKKMMFSPATAVSSEPKNVWICGHSLVYWAEIRATSPEVGMQLGMDPSKVAIWWKGVQGMTWPQLLPLLHQLKVTWPDPHVLVMHLGGNDMCTDSPTNLLASVKKDLTSMRTIFPHTLLVWSNILPRRVWRHSADAHEVDLVRSTVNRRIQNIVSELGGVSLAHDNIRCGSHTGLYRPDGIHLSHKGIDLFNLNLQDYLEKWEGEMNNTSD